From one Patescibacteria group bacterium genomic stretch:
- a CDS encoding cation-translocating P-type ATPase — MTTLNPLTAAKPWHALTAEEAVAALGTDARTGLTETETRARLSQYGYNQLTSAAPLSIIGVLANQFKNHLIAILLVATALSIILGQTVEATAIGAIILFAVLLGFYQEYRAERAIEALQELAAPLALTLRGGDERKIPAQELVPGDIILLNAGDRIPADARLLEEITLKIDEAVLTGESVPAEKDSRIVIADDAVVGDRRNMVFAGTSAVYGRGRAVVVATGMQTEFGLIAGLLRSVERTSTPLQKNLAHIGQILTKAALALVIGIVLLGALQSQPVLEMIIFGIALAVAVVPEALPAVVTISLAIGVQHMARRHALVRHLPAAETLGSTSIICSDKTGTLTKDEMTVRKILIDSETVIDVTGSGYQPVGEFLSKGEPYPVTASLRLLLQASALCSDAHLEETDGVWDVKGDSTEGALVVAAEKAGLKKVFLDERHRRVAEIPFNSDSKRMTTLHETAAGTMAYGKGAAEVILASSNRYQVGDEVRPLTDETRAAILETAEIFAAQALRVVGVAYAATPDIALAETDMVFLGLLGMMDPPRPEAGPAIARCHEAGIRVMMITGDHPTTAKAVAQELGLLPPGAKTLTGKEIAALSETELEERLQDTAVCARVSPAHKLRIVAALQRLGHVVAMTGDGVNDAPALKKADIGIAMGITGTDVSREAADMTLTDDNFASIVAAVEEGRIIYDNIKKYLSYLLSSNIGEIGLVTGASLLGLPLPLAATQILYVNLATDGLPALALAFDPSENDTMRRPPRRPNDNIFSRRLIVLMTTGGLWSTLVNLGLFVWYRDSGHSTAETMTMVFVSLVLIQFFKAYSFRSIRHSLWSRPFANHALNWSIAAGLLLLGLVIYLPFLHAPLNTIALAGGDWLVAIVGAATVLPVLELAKKLLRRAP; from the coding sequence ATGACGACACTGAACCCGCTCACCGCGGCCAAACCCTGGCACGCTCTGACCGCCGAAGAAGCCGTTGCGGCCCTGGGAACCGACGCTCGCACCGGCCTCACCGAAACTGAAACGCGGGCTCGGCTCAGCCAATACGGTTACAACCAGCTTACCAGCGCCGCGCCGCTGTCAATCATCGGCGTCCTGGCCAACCAATTCAAAAATCATCTCATCGCCATCCTGCTCGTCGCTACCGCACTCTCGATAATTCTCGGCCAAACTGTTGAAGCCACCGCGATCGGAGCGATCATCCTGTTCGCCGTGCTCCTTGGTTTCTACCAGGAATACCGCGCTGAGCGGGCCATCGAGGCCCTGCAAGAACTGGCCGCGCCGCTGGCCCTGACGCTGCGCGGCGGCGACGAGCGCAAAATTCCAGCCCAGGAACTCGTTCCTGGCGATATCATCCTCCTCAACGCTGGCGACCGCATTCCAGCCGACGCCAGATTGCTCGAAGAGATAACCCTTAAGATCGACGAAGCGGTTCTCACTGGCGAATCCGTCCCTGCTGAAAAAGACAGTCGCATAGTCATCGCTGACGACGCCGTCGTGGGCGACCGACGAAATATGGTTTTCGCCGGCACCAGCGCGGTCTACGGCCGCGGCCGCGCCGTCGTCGTCGCGACCGGCATGCAGACCGAATTCGGACTCATCGCCGGACTGCTGCGCTCAGTCGAACGGACGTCAACTCCGCTCCAGAAAAACCTCGCTCACATCGGACAGATCCTGACCAAAGCCGCTCTGGCGCTCGTCATCGGTATCGTCCTCCTGGGCGCCCTCCAGTCTCAACCCGTTCTCGAAATGATCATCTTTGGCATCGCGCTCGCGGTGGCGGTAGTTCCGGAAGCTCTGCCGGCCGTGGTCACGATTTCGCTCGCCATCGGCGTCCAACACATGGCCCGACGACACGCCCTGGTGCGGCATCTGCCAGCCGCCGAAACGCTCGGCAGCACCAGCATCATCTGCTCGGACAAGACCGGTACGCTGACCAAGGACGAGATGACGGTACGAAAGATCCTGATCGATAGTGAAACCGTGATCGATGTCACCGGCAGCGGCTATCAACCGGTCGGCGAATTCCTATCCAAAGGCGAACCTTATCCCGTGACTGCCAGCCTGCGGCTCCTGCTCCAGGCATCCGCGCTCTGTTCAGATGCCCATCTCGAGGAAACCGACGGAGTCTGGGACGTCAAAGGCGACTCGACCGAAGGCGCTCTTGTCGTAGCCGCCGAGAAAGCCGGACTCAAAAAAGTTTTTCTCGACGAGCGGCACCGGCGCGTAGCCGAGATCCCCTTCAACTCCGACAGCAAACGAATGACCACGCTTCATGAGACCGCGGCCGGAACCATGGCTTATGGCAAAGGCGCCGCCGAAGTGATCCTGGCGTCCTCGAACCGCTATCAGGTCGGCGACGAAGTGCGGCCGCTCACGGACGAAACGCGCGCCGCCATTCTTGAGACGGCCGAGATATTCGCGGCCCAAGCCCTGCGCGTGGTCGGAGTCGCCTACGCCGCGACGCCAGACATTGCGCTCGCAGAAACGGACATGGTGTTTCTGGGACTACTTGGGATGATGGATCCGCCGCGGCCAGAGGCCGGACCAGCGATCGCCCGCTGCCATGAAGCCGGCATCCGCGTAATGATGATCACTGGCGATCACCCAACGACAGCCAAAGCTGTGGCGCAGGAACTCGGACTTCTGCCGCCAGGCGCGAAGACGCTGACCGGCAAAGAGATCGCCGCGCTGAGCGAAACCGAACTCGAGGAACGCCTCCAGGATACGGCTGTCTGCGCCCGCGTCTCGCCCGCACACAAGCTGCGGATCGTCGCGGCATTGCAGCGTCTCGGTCACGTCGTGGCCATGACCGGCGACGGCGTGAATGACGCGCCAGCGCTCAAAAAAGCCGACATCGGCATCGCCATGGGCATCACGGGCACCGATGTCTCTCGGGAAGCCGCCGACATGACGCTCACCGACGATAATTTTGCTTCCATCGTCGCCGCCGTTGAGGAAGGCCGGATCATCTACGACAACATCAAAAAATATCTAAGTTATCTGCTCTCGTCGAACATCGGCGAAATCGGACTCGTGACTGGCGCCTCGCTCCTGGGTTTACCGCTGCCGCTCGCCGCCACCCAGATCCTCTACGTGAATCTCGCGACCGACGGACTCCCCGCTCTCGCCCTAGCATTCGATCCGTCGGAAAATGACACCATGCGCCGGCCGCCGCGCCGGCCGAACGATAACATCTTCAGCCGTCGGCTGATCGTGCTCATGACGACCGGCGGCCTCTGGTCCACACTCGTAAACCTGGGCCTGTTCGTTTGGTATCGCGACTCCGGCCACAGCACCGCCGAAACCATGACCATGGTATTCGTCTCGCTCGTCCTGATCCAATTCTTCAAAGCTTACAGTTTCCGTTCAATCCGCCATTCACTCTGGTCGCGGCCGTTCGCTAATCACGCTCTGAACTGGTCGATCGCCGCCGGCCTGCTCCTGCTGGGGCTCGTCATCTACCTGCCTTTCTTACATGCGCCGCTCAATACCATCGCTTTGGCTGGTGGCGACTGGCTAGTCGCTATCGTCGGTGCTGCCACGGTCCTACCGGTCCTGGAGCTCGCCAAAAAACTCCTGCGGCGCGCGCCATAG
- a CDS encoding FMN-binding protein, translated as MKNIFLGIWRSVPGKIRPWLVSLLCGSTLLSFWAYLDQAARAQFAAPLPAKTVAASGQVARPVVPAGYFDDDDGEREDEWNDDDDDRARTLRPVQDFQSQLPADTAAPVPTAPTATSGNYRDGAYTASSGSPWGLMTIEVTVAGGKWTDIKNLAIPDSPPSYYAVTYLVQQALAAQGAQIDGVSGATYTSDAFRDDLAQIVALSQK; from the coding sequence ATGAAAAATATTTTTCTTGGAATCTGGCGGTCAGTGCCGGGCAAGATCCGGCCGTGGCTCGTGAGTTTGCTGTGCGGTTCCACACTGCTGTCTTTTTGGGCTTACCTGGATCAGGCGGCCAGGGCGCAATTCGCTGCGCCGCTGCCAGCCAAGACGGTTGCCGCTTCCGGTCAGGTTGCGCGGCCTGTCGTGCCGGCCGGATATTTCGATGACGATGATGGCGAAAGGGAGGATGAATGGAATGATGACGATGATGACCGAGCGCGGACCTTGAGACCAGTTCAAGATTTTCAGTCTCAGTTACCAGCGGATACTGCGGCGCCCGTGCCGACAGCGCCGACCGCGACCTCCGGCAATTATCGTGACGGCGCTTATACCGCCAGCTCCGGATCTCCCTGGGGGCTGATGACCATCGAGGTTACGGTCGCCGGCGGCAAGTGGACCGACATCAAGAATCTCGCAATCCCGGATTCGCCGCCGTCGTATTACGCCGTGACCTATCTGGTGCAGCAGGCCTTGGCGGCCCAGGGCGCCCAGATCGACGGCGTCTCTGGCGCGACCTATACGAGCGACGCGTTCCGCGACGACCTCGCGCAGATCGTCGCCTTGTCGCAAAAATAG
- a CDS encoding class I SAM-dependent methyltransferase, translating to MRYHASSKPMNHFRKPRKFNRFENRRDKPAGPRPNDQRQGWQNVAGWYSNYLEGADTYQETVVFPGVLKLLGLKPGVSCLDIACGEGSFAAKLAASRVRVTGFDAAPALVERAKRHVPQGEFLVGDAQHFPAALRGRDFDAATCILAIQNIPDAAAVLKEAAAILKPGAPLVLVTNHPCFRIPRQSSWGFDDANKTQFRRVDRYLTPLDVPIIMNPGRGQGRPVTTTTYHRPISAYIATLAAAGFVVDALEEWISNRVSDSGPRAKAENRAREEFPLFLAIRARHR from the coding sequence ATGAGGTATCATGCCTCCAGCAAGCCTATGAACCACTTCCGCAAGCCGCGAAAATTCAACCGCTTTGAGAACCGCCGAGATAAACCGGCCGGTCCGCGCCCGAATGACCAGCGCCAGGGCTGGCAAAATGTCGCCGGCTGGTATTCGAATTATCTCGAAGGCGCGGACACTTACCAGGAAACTGTCGTCTTCCCGGGCGTCCTCAAATTGCTCGGACTCAAACCGGGCGTGAGCTGTCTCGACATCGCCTGCGGCGAAGGCTCGTTCGCCGCCAAACTGGCGGCCAGCCGCGTCCGCGTCACCGGCTTCGACGCCGCGCCGGCGCTCGTCGAGCGGGCCAAGCGGCACGTGCCGCAGGGCGAGTTCCTGGTCGGCGACGCGCAGCACTTTCCGGCCGCTCTCCGCGGCCGTGATTTCGACGCCGCGACCTGCATCCTGGCCATCCAGAACATCCCCGACGCCGCCGCGGTCCTGAAGGAAGCCGCCGCGATCCTGAAACCCGGCGCGCCGCTGGTGCTGGTCACCAACCATCCCTGCTTCCGCATCCCCCGCCAGAGCTCCTGGGGTTTCGATGACGCCAACAAGACGCAATTCCGCCGCGTCGACCGTTATCTCACGCCGCTCGACGTGCCGATCATCATGAACCCGGGCCGCGGCCAGGGCCGTCCGGTCACGACCACGACTTACCACCGGCCGATCTCGGCCTACATCGCCACGCTCGCCGCCGCCGGTTTCGTTGTCGACGCGCTCGAAGAATGGATCTCGAATCGCGTCAGCGACTCCGGGCCGCGCGCCAAGGCCGAGAACCGCGCCCGCGAAGAATTCCCGCTGTTCCTGGCGATCCGGGCGCGCCACAGATAG
- the arfB gene encoding alternative ribosome rescue aminoacyl-tRNA hydrolase ArfB yields the protein MPFRGEGWPPVFEEQAVGRENQEQGTPDVPEREINIDFVRSSGPGGQNVNKTSTKAQLRWNVGASAVFSEEQKALIRAAAGHRLNSEDEIVLAAQNERSQSQNRDEAVRRLRELVAEALAPKKERIETRVSRGQKRQRLDEKRLHSERKQQRRPPRGGY from the coding sequence ATGCCATTCCGAGGCGAGGGTTGGCCGCCGGTGTTCGAGGAGCAGGCGGTCGGCCGGGAAAATCAGGAGCAGGGGACGCCGGACGTGCCGGAGCGCGAGATCAACATTGATTTCGTGCGGTCTTCCGGTCCGGGCGGCCAGAACGTGAACAAGACCTCGACCAAGGCGCAGCTGCGATGGAACGTCGGCGCGTCGGCTGTTTTCAGCGAGGAGCAGAAAGCGCTGATCCGCGCGGCGGCGGGCCATCGTCTGAATAGCGAGGATGAGATCGTCCTGGCCGCGCAGAACGAACGCTCGCAATCCCAGAATCGCGACGAGGCCGTGCGGCGGCTGCGGGAACTCGTGGCCGAGGCGCTCGCTCCGAAGAAAGAGCGCATCGAAACTCGGGTCAGCCGAGGCCAGAAGCGGCAGCGGCTTGATGAGAAGCGCCTCCACAGCGAGCGCAAGCAGCAGCGCCGTCCGCCGCGCGGCGGCTATTAG
- a CDS encoding GIY-YIG nuclease family protein gives MSGWSVYLARCADGSLYTGIARDPVKRLAEHNAGRGSKYVRSRRPARLVCVQAYASRSAALRREAAIKRMTRGEKIELIRIFAK, from the coding sequence ATGTCTGGTTGGTCGGTTTATCTGGCGCGCTGCGCCGACGGCAGTTTGTATACCGGCATCGCTCGCGATCCGGTGAAACGTCTGGCCGAGCATAATGCCGGACGCGGTTCGAAGTACGTGCGCTCCCGCCGGCCGGCTCGGCTGGTCTGCGTCCAGGCGTATGCTTCGCGATCGGCCGCGCTGCGCCGGGAAGCGGCGATCAAGAGGATGACGCGCGGCGAGAAGATCGAGCTGATCCGTATTTTTGCGAAATGA
- a CDS encoding FAD:protein FMN transferase has translation MPAAPLVFEETHMHTRVTVTVHPGSALRDWTASAAAAFAEFEKLEKVFSLFRPDSEIVTINACAGLATAVSPEFMSALKSALAVAAETGGRFDPLVGRFTAPGFVGRDLPAATFDQIVIDDASGRVTLPPRSVLDLNAIVKGLALDRALAAFADDAAVIIEAGGDLAVKRLPPGQDAWDIGIRDPRHPELIAAVIKTASGAVCTSGNYFRAAAARAVGREHLVDARDGRNGDRAGSLTVFAPSAAAADILSTAAFLLPPGEVPEFVESHAGAACLAIAADGEVQASPRLAAALINHRAYA, from the coding sequence ATGCCTGCCGCGCCGCTGGTATTCGAGGAAACGCACATGCACACCCGGGTGACCGTGACGGTCCATCCCGGTTCGGCATTGCGGGACTGGACCGCGTCGGCCGCCGCGGCTTTCGCGGAATTCGAAAAGCTGGAGAAGGTCTTTTCCCTGTTTCGGCCGGATTCGGAAATCGTGACCATTAACGCCTGTGCCGGACTCGCGACCGCCGTTTCGCCAGAATTCATGTCGGCTCTCAAAAGCGCTTTGGCTGTTGCTGCCGAGACCGGCGGCCGCTTCGATCCGCTCGTCGGTCGTTTCACGGCTCCGGGGTTCGTCGGCCGCGATCTGCCAGCCGCGACTTTCGATCAGATCGTCATTGATGACGCCAGCGGCCGCGTGACCTTGCCGCCGCGTTCCGTGCTCGACTTGAATGCGATCGTCAAAGGCTTAGCGCTTGATCGGGCGCTGGCGGCCTTCGCCGACGACGCGGCGGTGATCATCGAAGCCGGCGGCGATCTCGCGGTCAAAAGATTGCCGCCCGGTCAGGACGCCTGGGACATCGGCATCCGCGATCCGCGGCATCCGGAACTGATCGCCGCGGTCATTAAAACAGCGAGCGGCGCGGTCTGTACGTCGGGTAATTATTTTCGCGCGGCCGCGGCGCGCGCTGTCGGCCGGGAACACCTGGTTGACGCCCGCGACGGACGTAATGGCGACCGCGCCGGCAGCCTCACGGTCTTCGCGCCTAGCGCCGCCGCCGCCGACATCCTGAGCACGGCCGCCTTCCTGCTGCCGCCCGGAGAGGTTCCGGAGTTCGTCGAGAGCCACGCCGGGGCCGCCTGTCTGGCGATCGCCGCGGACGGCGAGGTCCAGGCCAGTCCCAGACTTGCCGCCGCGCTTATCAATCATCGCGCTTATGCCTAA
- a CDS encoding RnfABCDGE type electron transport complex subunit D: MPKLNVKQLTILLILLLAVSSVWRLGTEAILWQLLLAASTAAVLEAAVGYRRTRRLALSESGLITGLIIAGVAAPGSSMFAVVLMTAIAIVSKHLLKIQRRNIFNPAAFGLLCGVLFLGVRLSWWIDASHLLTIVAGSVLLAFFTGRWRQILAFLAVFIGLLGARSWFSGQPFTMELYLYVSISSFFVFFMLTDPRTSPLAPRGQLLFAAVAAIGSFLSILFQPATIFIGGLLAANLLAAGLNWRALRPAPVPAAATPKPAPEPQLSSPSLQA, translated from the coding sequence ATGCCTAAATTGAACGTCAAACAACTCACTATCCTGCTGATACTGCTGCTTGCCGTCTCGAGCGTCTGGCGGCTCGGAACGGAAGCGATTCTGTGGCAGCTACTGCTCGCCGCCAGCACGGCCGCGGTCCTGGAGGCTGCCGTCGGTTATCGCCGCACGCGCCGTCTGGCGCTGTCCGAATCAGGACTCATCACCGGGCTCATCATCGCTGGCGTTGCGGCGCCCGGCAGTTCCATGTTCGCGGTCGTCCTAATGACGGCGATCGCGATCGTCTCCAAACATCTCCTGAAGATCCAGCGACGGAACATTTTCAACCCGGCGGCTTTCGGATTGCTGTGCGGCGTCCTGTTCCTGGGCGTCAGGCTCTCCTGGTGGATCGACGCGTCGCATCTGCTGACGATCGTCGCTGGTTCGGTCTTGCTGGCTTTCTTCACCGGACGCTGGCGCCAGATCCTGGCGTTTCTCGCGGTCTTCATCGGCTTGCTCGGCGCCAGATCCTGGTTCAGCGGCCAGCCGTTCACGATGGAATTGTATCTGTATGTCAGCATTTCATCGTTCTTCGTCTTCTTCATGCTGACCGACCCGCGGACTTCGCCGCTCGCGCCGCGCGGCCAGCTCCTGTTCGCCGCCGTCGCAGCGATCGGTTCGTTCCTGTCCATCCTGTTCCAGCCAGCGACGATCTTCATCGGCGGATTGCTCGCCGCCAATCTCTTGGCCGCCGGGCTGAACTGGCGCGCGCTGCGGCCAGCTCCGGTTCCGGCAGCCGCAACGCCAAAACCGGCTCCGGAGCCGCAGCTGTCGTCGCCCAGTCTCCAGGCTTAA
- a CDS encoding papain-like cysteine protease family protein → MKLKVPYHRQSTDFTCGPAAARMILSFWGQRVSERRLRVLLNTNSRSGTRRPDLARGLRSFGLRVRTACNANVSDLRRSLAAGRPAIVNYREPEEGISHYAVVIGLENGKLILNDPDLGSGYRLGMKDFTSRWYGRHRRRNVRWLLVAAPEDK, encoded by the coding sequence ATGAAACTGAAGGTGCCGTATCATCGCCAAAGCACGGACTTCACCTGCGGCCCCGCGGCTGCGAGGATGATTTTGAGTTTCTGGGGCCAGCGAGTTTCCGAGCGGCGGCTTCGCGTCCTGTTGAATACGAATTCCCGGTCAGGCACGCGGCGTCCGGATCTGGCACGCGGACTCCGAAGTTTCGGACTTCGGGTTCGGACCGCCTGCAATGCCAATGTTTCTGATCTGCGCCGCTCTCTGGCCGCCGGCCGACCGGCAATCGTCAATTATCGCGAGCCGGAAGAGGGGATCAGTCACTACGCGGTGGTGATCGGCTTGGAGAATGGCAAACTGATCCTGAATGATCCGGATCTCGGCTCCGGTTACCGTCTCGGAATGAAAGATTTCACCAGCCGCTGGTATGGTCGGCATCGCCGCCGGAATGTTCGCTGGCTGCTCGTCGCCGCACCGGAGGATAAATAG
- a CDS encoding ABC-F family ATP-binding cassette domain-containing protein: MRTLLVASGLNKTYGRQTVLDGLSLNIPDRARIGLIGRNGSGKTTLFRLLAGAEKPDSGEVALMAGTHLGVLNQNEVLPADGDALGFLADASGKPTWECERLAARFGLKTAELALPPAALSGGYQMRLKLVRMLLADPNLLLLDEPVNYLDLPTLLLLESFLRRFSGALVITSHDREVLQNLCTTTWEIERGKLQIFTGDVETYLDWKEEQAEYTRRTNKKLRREIAANQAFADRFRFKASQASRAQSKLKHIAKLRTQLRDLDPKLATAAFRIPCPAVVPGTAVRCEELAVGYGHATIARNISFEIVRGTKAAIVGENGRGKSTLLKTLADVLPPLAGTYKWWHRADIGYFAQHAEEALLPQETVLQALTRAAKPETSGERILATAGAFLFREDDLEKTCGVLSGGERARVRLARLVLQEHNVLLLDEPTNHLDAETVDILARALREYPGTVVVVSHARTFMNALAERVYEVRNGTLRPYLGTYEDYVADLASQAEAEDTALMNDPVAAPDAAARRERAAQERDRRRSRQKLEEKMKVLEKEKGEILKFFFENPTDYSPEKSRRLAELEEQLGQLEQEWFRLAE, from the coding sequence ATGCGCACTCTGCTCGTCGCCTCCGGACTCAACAAGACCTATGGCCGACAGACCGTCCTTGACGGCCTGTCTTTGAATATCCCTGACCGGGCGCGTATCGGCCTCATCGGCCGCAACGGCTCCGGCAAGACGACGTTGTTCCGACTGCTCGCCGGCGCGGAAAAACCCGACAGCGGCGAAGTCGCGCTCATGGCCGGCACGCACCTCGGCGTCCTGAACCAGAACGAGGTCCTGCCAGCCGACGGCGACGCTCTCGGCTTCCTCGCCGACGCCAGCGGCAAACCGACCTGGGAATGCGAACGGCTGGCCGCGCGCTTCGGACTCAAGACCGCGGAACTCGCTCTCCCGCCGGCCGCACTCTCCGGCGGCTACCAGATGCGCCTCAAACTCGTCCGCATGCTGCTCGCCGACCCGAACCTGCTCCTGCTCGACGAACCGGTGAACTATCTCGACCTGCCGACGCTGCTGCTGCTCGAATCTTTCCTGCGGCGCTTTTCCGGCGCACTCGTCATCACGTCGCACGACCGCGAAGTACTGCAGAACCTCTGCACGACCACCTGGGAGATCGAGCGCGGCAAACTGCAGATCTTCACGGGCGACGTCGAGACCTACCTGGACTGGAAGGAAGAGCAGGCCGAGTACACCCGCCGCACCAATAAAAAACTGCGCCGCGAAATCGCGGCCAATCAGGCGTTCGCCGACCGCTTCCGCTTCAAAGCCAGCCAGGCTTCGCGGGCGCAGAGCAAACTGAAACACATCGCCAAGCTGCGCACGCAACTGCGCGACCTCGACCCGAAACTCGCCACTGCGGCGTTCCGCATCCCCTGCCCAGCCGTCGTCCCCGGCACGGCCGTCCGCTGCGAAGAGCTCGCCGTGGGCTACGGCCACGCGACCATCGCCCGGAACATCTCTTTCGAGATCGTACGCGGAACCAAAGCCGCCATCGTCGGCGAGAACGGCCGCGGCAAATCAACCCTGCTCAAGACGCTCGCGGACGTCCTGCCGCCGCTCGCGGGAACCTATAAATGGTGGCATCGCGCCGACATTGGTTATTTCGCGCAGCACGCCGAAGAAGCGCTCCTGCCGCAGGAAACGGTCTTACAGGCGCTGACGCGCGCCGCCAAACCCGAAACTTCCGGCGAGCGCATTCTCGCCACCGCCGGCGCATTCCTGTTCCGCGAGGATGACCTCGAAAAGACCTGCGGTGTGCTCTCAGGCGGCGAACGCGCGCGGGTCCGCCTGGCGCGGCTAGTGCTCCAGGAACACAACGTCCTACTGCTCGACGAACCGACCAACCACCTCGACGCCGAGACCGTCGATATCCTCGCCCGCGCGCTCCGGGAATATCCGGGCACGGTCGTCGTCGTGTCGCACGCGCGGACCTTCATGAACGCTCTCGCGGAGCGCGTCTACGAAGTGCGGAATGGGACTTTGCGCCCTTACCTCGGCACCTACGAAGACTATGTAGCCGACCTCGCGAGCCAGGCCGAGGCCGAAGATACCGCGCTCATGAACGACCCGGTCGCCGCGCCCGACGCCGCGGCCCGGCGCGAACGCGCGGCCCAGGAACGCGACCGCCGCCGCTCTCGCCAGAAGCTCGAGGAAAAAATGAAGGTGTTGGAAAAAGAGAAAGGCGAGATCCTGAAATTCTTTTTCGAGAATCCGACCGACTACTCGCCGGAAAAATCGCGCCGCCTGGCGGAACTCGAAGAACAGCTGGGGCAATTGGAACAGGAATGGTTCCGTTTGGCCGAATGA
- the uppS gene encoding polyprenyl diphosphate synthase, whose protein sequence is MPIRHLGIILDGNRRWAKAQGLPTLEGHRRGYENLKTIGLAALDRGIEHFSVFVFSTENWQRSAEEVGYLMDLLLRALTSEVGFFVEHGVRLRIIGSRDRLSAKMIEAIAAAEKTTAAGQRGQLNLCLNYGGRLEIVEAVKKLIADGIAPEAVDEAAIASRTWSAGIPEPDLIIRTSGEQRLSGFLTWSGVYSELLFVDKNWPDFSIADLEDAIEDFSERERRFGR, encoded by the coding sequence ATGCCGATCAGACATTTAGGGATCATCCTCGACGGTAATCGCCGCTGGGCGAAAGCCCAAGGACTGCCGACGCTTGAAGGCCACCGCCGCGGCTACGAGAACCTGAAGACCATCGGTCTGGCGGCCCTCGACCGCGGCATCGAGCATTTCTCAGTCTTCGTCTTTTCGACGGAGAACTGGCAGCGTTCCGCCGAAGAGGTCGGCTATCTCATGGACCTGCTGCTCCGGGCACTCACGAGCGAGGTCGGATTTTTCGTCGAGCACGGGGTGCGTTTGCGGATCATCGGCTCCCGCGACCGCCTGTCAGCGAAAATGATCGAGGCGATCGCCGCCGCGGAAAAAACAACCGCCGCCGGACAACGCGGCCAGCTCAACCTCTGTCTGAACTATGGCGGCCGGCTCGAGATCGTCGAAGCCGTGAAAAAACTCATCGCCGACGGGATCGCGCCCGAAGCCGTCGATGAGGCCGCGATCGCGTCCCGGACCTGGTCGGCCGGCATCCCGGAACCAGATCTCATCATCCGCACCTCGGGCGAACAGCGCTTGTCCGGTTTCCTGACCTGGTCCGGCGTCTACAGCGAACTGCTTTTCGTAGACAAAAACTGGCCGGATTTTTCCATCGCCGACCTAGAGGACGCGATCGAGGATTTCAGCGAACGTGAACGGCGCTTCGGACGTTAA
- a CDS encoding HAD-IB family hydrolase translates to MAKKTIVKPKKASGQRKVAIFDIDGTIFRSSLLIEITEALIHAGIFKKKLRKMYEKPYQRWLDRTGHYDDYIGGVIKAFEGHIKGVDSDVFMRVAERVVDFHKDRVYRYTRDLVRDLKKKGYFLLAISNSPREVLKPFCAKLGFDKVYGRIYEVDKNNRFTGTTLFLDMISDKAVILRRAIARNDLTLKGSIGVGDTQSDIRFLQLVEQPICFNPNMVLYRHARRRGWEIVVERKDVVHHFGPLTRVA, encoded by the coding sequence ATGGCTAAAAAGACCATCGTTAAGCCGAAAAAAGCCTCCGGCCAGCGCAAAGTGGCGATCTTCGACATCGACGGTACGATCTTCAGATCGAGCCTGCTCATCGAGATCACCGAGGCTTTGATCCACGCCGGCATCTTCAAGAAGAAGCTGCGCAAGATGTATGAAAAGCCCTACCAGCGCTGGCTCGACCGCACCGGGCACTACGATGATTACATCGGCGGGGTCATCAAGGCTTTCGAGGGTCATATCAAAGGCGTGGACAGCGATGTGTTCATGCGCGTCGCCGAGCGCGTGGTTGATTTCCACAAGGACCGCGTCTACCGCTATACCCGCGACCTCGTGCGCGACCTGAAGAAGAAAGGCTATTTCCTGCTGGCCATCTCCAATTCGCCGCGCGAGGTGCTGAAACCGTTCTGCGCCAAGCTCGGCTTCGACAAGGTCTATGGCCGCATCTACGAAGTGGATAAGAACAACCGGTTCACCGGCACGACGCTGTTCCTGGACATGATCTCGGACAAGGCGGTCATCCTGCGCCGCGCCATCGCCCGGAACGATCTGACGCTCAAGGGATCGATCGGGGTGGGCGACACGCAATCCGACATCCGGTTCCTGCAGCTCGTGGAGCAGCCGATCTGTTTCAATCCGAACATGGTGCTCTACCGCCACGCGCGGCGGCGGGGCTGGGAGATCGTCGTCGAACGCAAGGATGTCGTTCATCATTTCGGGCCGCTGACGAGGGTGGCGTAG